A stretch of the Paenibacillus dendritiformis genome encodes the following:
- a CDS encoding HelD family protein yields the protein MTDTFQSAYQEEQHHLDATLREIRKQYEALRQVPVYKGDDFTEQVLEDNREQRRQKLQRAAREPYFGRLDVREGSREQVIPLYIGKQGVDAGERREQEASTPGADSYPLVIDWRAPVASLFYSFTGGLEPASYEAPEGTMTAEVHLKRNLVIRNEQLLRVVDTFDREQGEESVTDEFLVYRLGENKDNKLRDIVSTIQSEQDAIIRAPKNKALFIQGVAGSGKTTVALHRLAYLLYQYQDQIHAERMIIFAPNRMFLDYIGEVLPELGVGNIQQRTFADWALELIGLEERVQLASPMDEIEQWYGSLAERPLDSSGSPGRFKGSLEWMRRLDEFVRHWVERAIPEEDFIPWEGGLLPHATIAHWFRQEYRSYEPAKRLERVAARMQRWLEMELKQEPIRSRQQEKKRKGSAKLKAYLKRWSKAEVMEVYKQLLQDDAYAGHLPSAVRKQTLASLKRGIVRQEDVATLVCLHLLLHGVSSGQRFDHVVIDEAQDFSPLQVALLDRLAKSHSFTILGDLSQGIHAYAGIEDWQEMRSAFAGEDTAYHALTRSYRSTMEIIHFANAILKRGVKTTMLAEPVFRSGNKVRIRHMAPGQTASWAAGELERHREQGYQTTAILTRTTEEAREWHERLRTLGAEAHLIDGRQQQYSGGISVLPVYLSKGLEFDAVILLHANDTHYGMSPLEARLMYVGCTRALHQLTLCVDGVISPLLPQSDDEWTMHEHS from the coding sequence GTGACTGACACGTTTCAAAGTGCCTATCAAGAAGAGCAGCACCATCTTGATGCGACACTCCGGGAGATCCGGAAGCAGTATGAAGCACTGCGGCAAGTTCCCGTCTATAAGGGAGATGACTTTACCGAGCAAGTATTGGAAGACAATCGCGAGCAGCGCCGGCAGAAGCTGCAGCGGGCTGCCCGCGAGCCTTATTTCGGGCGCCTCGACGTCCGCGAAGGAAGCCGCGAACAGGTGATTCCGCTCTACATCGGGAAGCAGGGAGTCGACGCCGGCGAGAGGCGGGAGCAGGAAGCCTCCACGCCGGGCGCGGATTCCTATCCGCTCGTCATCGATTGGCGCGCTCCCGTCGCCAGCCTGTTCTACTCCTTCACGGGCGGATTGGAGCCCGCATCCTATGAGGCGCCGGAGGGGACGATGACGGCGGAGGTTCACTTGAAGCGGAATCTTGTCATCCGCAACGAACAGCTCCTGCGGGTAGTCGATACGTTCGACCGCGAGCAGGGAGAGGAGAGCGTGACCGACGAATTCCTCGTCTACCGCTTGGGCGAGAACAAGGATAACAAGCTGCGCGACATTGTCTCGACCATTCAATCCGAGCAGGATGCGATTATCCGCGCGCCGAAGAACAAGGCGCTATTCATCCAAGGGGTCGCGGGCAGCGGCAAGACGACCGTCGCCCTGCATCGGCTCGCCTACTTGCTCTATCAGTATCAGGATCAGATTCATGCCGAGCGCATGATTATTTTTGCGCCGAACCGCATGTTCCTCGACTATATCGGGGAAGTGCTGCCCGAACTGGGCGTCGGCAATATCCAGCAGCGCACCTTCGCCGATTGGGCGCTGGAGCTGATCGGGCTGGAGGAACGCGTGCAGCTCGCCTCGCCGATGGACGAGATCGAACAATGGTACGGCTCCCTCGCGGAGCGGCCGCTCGACAGCAGCGGCAGCCCGGGACGCTTCAAGGGCTCGCTGGAATGGATGCGGCGGCTGGACGAGTTCGTCCGGCATTGGGTGGAGCGGGCGATACCGGAAGAAGACTTCATCCCATGGGAAGGCGGCTTGCTTCCGCACGCGACGATCGCGCACTGGTTCCGGCAGGAGTACCGCTCCTATGAACCGGCCAAGCGGCTGGAGCGCGTGGCGGCCCGCATGCAGCGCTGGCTGGAGATGGAGCTGAAGCAGGAGCCGATCAGATCCCGCCAGCAGGAGAAGAAGCGCAAAGGCTCCGCCAAATTGAAAGCGTATCTGAAGCGCTGGTCCAAAGCGGAGGTCATGGAAGTGTACAAGCAGCTCCTCCAGGACGATGCGTATGCCGGCCACCTCCCGTCCGCCGTAAGGAAGCAGACGCTGGCGAGCTTGAAGCGCGGCATCGTAAGGCAGGAGGATGTGGCTACGCTCGTCTGTCTCCACCTGCTGCTTCATGGCGTGAGTTCCGGCCAGCGGTTCGATCACGTCGTCATCGACGAAGCGCAGGACTTCTCTCCGCTTCAGGTCGCCCTGCTCGACCGGCTCGCGAAGAGCCACTCGTTCACGATCTTGGGCGACCTGTCCCAGGGCATTCACGCCTATGCCGGCATCGAAGACTGGCAGGAGATGCGCAGCGCCTTCGCCGGCGAAGATACGGCCTATCACGCCTTGACGCGAAGCTACCGTTCCACGATGGAGATTATCCACTTCGCCAACGCCATCCTGAAGCGCGGCGTGAAGACGACCATGCTCGCCGAGCCGGTATTCCGCAGCGGGAACAAGGTCCGCATACGGCATATGGCCCCCGGGCAGACCGCTTCCTGGGCGGCCGGCGAACTGGAGCGCCACCGGGAGCAGGGCTACCAGACGACGGCGATTCTGACCCGCACGACGGAGGAAGCGCGCGAATGGCACGAGCGGCTGCGGACGCTGGGTGCCGAAGCGCATCTCATCGACGGCCGGCAGCAGCAATATTCGGGCGGCATCTCGGTCCTTCCGGTCTATCTGTCGAAAGGGCTTGAGTTCGATGCCGTCATTCTGCTCCATGCCAATGACACCCATTACGGCATGAGCCCGTTGGAAGCGCGGCTGATGTATGTCGGCTGCACGCGCGCGCTCCATCAGCTGACCCTGTGCGTGGATGGCGTCATCAGCCCGCTGCTTCCGCAGTCGGATGATGAATGGACCATGCATGAGCATTCGTAA
- a CDS encoding ABC transporter ATP-binding protein, translated as MLEVRNVSKVYEGKQSYQALTNLNLKVNTGEFVGVMGPSGSGKTTLMNVVSTIDKPTSGEVYVGNEQMNKLSKRKLALFRRRELGFVFQDFNLLQTLTVKENIIFPLALDGIGIKEQDARVNAIAEKLGITSILNKRTYEISGGQCQRTAIARAVIHQPKLILADEPTGNLDSKSAQDVLQTLERLNKEEGVTMMMVTHDAQAASYCDRVIFIKDGTLYQELHKTGSRQIFFQGIMDILSSIGGTRDEYSPVRA; from the coding sequence ATGCTGGAAGTTAGGAACGTATCCAAAGTATATGAAGGCAAGCAGTCCTATCAGGCGCTGACCAATTTGAATCTGAAGGTGAACACGGGGGAATTCGTCGGCGTGATGGGGCCGTCCGGGAGCGGCAAGACGACGCTGATGAACGTCGTCTCCACGATAGACAAGCCGACCTCCGGCGAAGTCTATGTCGGCAATGAGCAGATGAACAAGCTGAGCAAGCGGAAGCTGGCGCTGTTCCGCCGGCGCGAGCTCGGCTTCGTGTTCCAGGATTTCAACCTGCTGCAGACGCTGACGGTCAAGGAGAACATTATTTTCCCGCTTGCCCTGGACGGCATCGGCATCAAGGAGCAGGATGCACGGGTGAACGCGATTGCGGAGAAGCTCGGGATTACGAGCATCCTCAACAAGCGGACGTACGAGATCTCCGGCGGCCAATGCCAGCGCACGGCGATCGCGCGGGCGGTCATCCACCAGCCGAAGCTGATTCTGGCCGACGAGCCGACAGGGAACCTCGATTCCAAATCCGCCCAGGACGTGCTGCAGACGCTGGAAAGATTGAACAAGGAAGAGGGCGTGACGATGATGATGGTTACGCATGACGCGCAGGCGGCAAGCTACTGCGACCGGGTCATCTTCATCAAGGACGGCACGCTGTATCAGGAACTGCACAAGACGGGAAGCCGCCAGATCTTTTTCCAGGGCATCATGGATATCTTGTCATCAATAGGAGGCACGCGGGATGAATATTCGCCAGTTCGCGCTTAA
- a CDS encoding ABC transporter permease produces MNIRQFALKNVFRNKRLYAGYFFSCAFSVMIFFVYSMLALHPALDFSGNGNYGAGAQAGMDVAQYIIYLFTFFFILYSMSSFLKSRKKEFGICIMHGMSDMQLRRLVFTENIVIGLGATLSGIGAGLALSKWLLLMSSSVLNLEQPLPFYFPVKAIALSGGAFVLLFLIISLFTATILRSSSLIDLLKGTMKPKPEPKASRWLAFLAVFLLALGYGVAMWVKGVLVIFALLPVATVVSIGTYFLFTQLSVYMINRLKTKKLYRRGTNLITLSDLAYRMKDNARMFFLVAIISTVAFTAIGTLVGLKAVFTNMATSGSPVMRYESHSGNKLEAKHAELIEQSLNKAGISYEAVVFPAKFAEDTKTEKSYQVIRVSDYNQLMKTNLALRDEEAHLFYQVNPMNIEQEKSEETSVAFGADQTFAVTANEAMPEAITQNAGGRKVIVLSDAAFQSLPASERDDMIYTYLIEDWQSTLAVAKQLKKQLGDPAGNYLFSSRALMLNDVNQGFGQIYLSGLFIGAVFFVAAGSFLYLRLYSDLDQDTVQYRAISKLGLTEGELSKIVSTQIGLLFFVPIVVAIVHGAVALNSLQNTFGMSLVKESAIVLGSFLAIQVIYFIFIRANYVRKLKKVI; encoded by the coding sequence ATGAATATTCGCCAGTTCGCGCTTAAAAACGTATTTCGCAACAAACGGCTGTACGCGGGCTATTTCTTCAGCTGCGCGTTCTCCGTCATGATCTTTTTCGTCTATTCGATGCTGGCGCTTCATCCGGCGCTCGATTTCAGCGGCAACGGCAATTACGGCGCGGGCGCGCAAGCGGGAATGGATGTCGCCCAATATATCATCTATCTGTTTACGTTTTTCTTCATTTTATATTCGATGAGTTCGTTCTTGAAATCCCGCAAAAAAGAATTCGGCATCTGCATCATGCACGGCATGTCCGATATGCAGCTGAGACGGCTCGTCTTTACGGAAAATATTGTAATCGGCCTGGGCGCAACCCTATCCGGCATCGGAGCGGGTCTCGCCTTGTCGAAATGGCTGCTCCTGATGAGCTCCTCGGTTCTGAACCTGGAACAGCCGCTCCCGTTCTACTTCCCGGTGAAGGCGATCGCGCTGTCGGGCGGGGCATTCGTGCTGCTGTTCCTGATCATCTCGCTGTTCACCGCGACGATTCTGCGCAGCAGCTCGCTTATCGACCTGCTGAAGGGAACGATGAAGCCGAAGCCGGAGCCGAAGGCGTCCCGCTGGCTTGCGTTCCTCGCGGTCTTCCTGCTGGCGTTAGGCTACGGCGTTGCCATGTGGGTCAAAGGCGTACTCGTCATTTTCGCGCTGCTGCCTGTCGCCACGGTCGTCAGTATCGGGACGTACTTCCTGTTCACGCAGCTTAGCGTGTACATGATTAACCGATTGAAGACCAAAAAATTGTACCGCCGCGGCACCAATCTGATTACATTGTCGGATCTGGCTTACCGAATGAAGGACAATGCCCGCATGTTCTTCCTCGTCGCCATTATCTCGACGGTCGCCTTCACGGCGATCGGCACGCTCGTCGGCCTGAAGGCCGTGTTCACCAATATGGCGACATCCGGATCTCCGGTCATGAGATACGAATCGCATTCGGGCAACAAGCTGGAGGCGAAGCATGCCGAGCTGATCGAGCAGTCGTTGAACAAGGCGGGAATCAGCTACGAGGCTGTCGTCTTCCCGGCGAAGTTCGCCGAGGATACGAAAACGGAGAAGTCCTATCAGGTGATTCGCGTGTCCGACTATAATCAGCTGATGAAGACAAATCTCGCCCTGCGCGACGAGGAAGCGCATCTGTTCTATCAGGTCAATCCGATGAACATCGAGCAGGAGAAAAGCGAGGAAACGTCGGTTGCATTCGGTGCGGACCAGACGTTCGCGGTGACGGCCAATGAAGCGATGCCGGAAGCGATCACCCAAAATGCGGGCGGGCGCAAAGTCATCGTCTTGTCCGACGCGGCGTTCCAGAGCTTGCCGGCATCCGAGAGAGATGACATGATTTATACGTATCTGATTGAGGACTGGCAATCGACGCTGGCCGTGGCGAAGCAGCTGAAGAAGCAATTGGGCGACCCGGCCGGCAATTATTTATTCAGTTCCAGAGCGCTGATGCTGAACGATGTGAACCAGGGCTTCGGCCAGATTTATTTATCCGGACTGTTCATCGGGGCGGTATTTTTCGTCGCCGCCGGCAGCTTCCTGTACTTGCGCTTGTATTCCGATCTGGATCAGGATACGGTGCAGTACCGGGCCATCAGCAAGCTGGGACTGACGGAAGGGGAACTGTCGAAGATTGTGTCCACCCAGATTGGGCTGTTGTTCTTCGTTCCGATTGTCGTCGCTATCGTACACGGCGCTGTCGCGCTGAACTCGCTGCAGAACACGTTCGGCATGAGTCTGGTGAAGGAATCCGCGATTGTCCTTGGTTCGTTCCTGGCGATTCAAGTGATCTACTTCATCTTTATCCGCGCGAACTATGTGCGCAAGCTCAAAAAAGTCATCTAA
- a CDS encoding metallophosphoesterase family protein, with protein sequence MAAVQSTPRLVFPVISDVHIAPTGDESIHRYEQALRYLNARAPQQDAFVIVGDLTNNGTIEEYERHMDTLRKHKQDGAELLIAIGNHDYWNDLPAKEAQARFLDMTGMEAMYYHRVIQGYHFIVLATEDKPTHGYFSLEQIEWLKRQLEEAAADAPERPIFVFLHQHLKDTVYGSQEWGILENIGELMAALDPYPQVITFSGHSHYPLNDPRSIHQKRFTSVGTASISYMEVERGKLQGNLPPGHEKFSQGCLVEVHEDKVAISRLDFAHQREIGDAWVVPVPVIPEAFAYTDERDREAPCFPADAEIHIKEELAASDSIAIVFDQAQDNELVHSYRITLSDEETGTQLAQCFAYSEFYLHPMPEKLQLTLTELEPEHGYSIEVHAIDAFGNVSEQALSARGRTKSASAFA encoded by the coding sequence ATGGCAGCTGTTCAATCTACCCCTCGTCTCGTCTTCCCGGTCATAAGCGATGTGCATATCGCGCCGACGGGCGACGAGTCTATCCATAGGTACGAGCAAGCGCTGCGGTACTTGAATGCGCGCGCGCCGCAGCAGGACGCCTTCGTCATCGTGGGCGACCTGACGAACAATGGCACCATTGAGGAATATGAGCGCCATATGGATACGCTTCGCAAGCATAAGCAGGACGGAGCGGAATTGCTTATTGCGATCGGAAATCATGATTATTGGAACGATCTGCCGGCGAAGGAAGCGCAAGCGCGCTTTCTGGATATGACAGGCATGGAGGCGATGTACTATCACCGCGTTATCCAGGGCTATCATTTTATCGTGCTGGCGACAGAGGATAAGCCGACCCATGGCTACTTCTCCCTCGAACAGATCGAATGGCTCAAGCGGCAGCTGGAGGAAGCGGCCGCCGATGCGCCTGAACGGCCGATCTTCGTCTTCCTTCATCAGCATCTGAAGGACACGGTGTACGGCAGCCAGGAATGGGGCATCCTGGAAAATATCGGCGAGCTGATGGCCGCGCTGGATCCATATCCTCAGGTCATTACGTTCTCCGGGCATTCTCATTACCCGTTGAACGATCCGCGCAGCATCCATCAGAAGCGCTTCACGTCCGTGGGCACCGCTTCAATTAGCTATATGGAAGTAGAGCGCGGCAAGCTTCAAGGCAATCTGCCGCCGGGACATGAGAAGTTCAGCCAAGGTTGTCTGGTTGAAGTGCACGAGGACAAGGTTGCGATTTCGCGGCTTGACTTTGCGCATCAACGGGAGATCGGAGACGCTTGGGTGGTGCCGGTGCCAGTAATTCCGGAGGCTTTCGCGTATACGGATGAGCGCGATCGGGAAGCGCCCTGTTTCCCGGCGGATGCGGAAATTCATATCAAAGAGGAGCTTGCGGCCTCGGATTCGATCGCGATCGTGTTCGACCAGGCACAAGATAATGAACTGGTTCATTCCTACCGGATTACGCTGTCGGATGAAGAGACCGGAACACAGCTTGCGCAGTGCTTCGCTTATTCGGAATTCTATCTTCACCCGATGCCGGAGAAGCTTCAACTGACATTGACGGAACTGGAGCCGGAACATGGCTATTCCATCGAAGTTCACGCGATCGATGCCTTCGGCAATGTGAGTGAACAGGCCTTGTCCGCTCGCGGCAGAACGAAATCGGCCTCCGCCTTTGCATGA